GCTCAACATGATCAAACTGACGCCACGCCAAGCAGAAATTCTGGGTTTCATCAAACGTTGCCTTGAAGACAACGGTTATCCGCCTACCCGTGCGGAAATCGCCCAGGAGCTGGGTTTCAAATCACCCAACGCTGCAGAAGAACACTTGAAGGCCCTTGCCCGCAAAGGCGCTATCGAAATGACTCCCGGCGCTTCCCGGGGCATCCGTATTCCGGGCTTCGAGGCCAAGGCCGACGAGAGCAGCCTGCCGATCATCGGGCGGGTTGCAGCCGGCGCGCCGATCCTTGCCCAGCAACATATTGAAGAATCCTGCAACATCAACCCTGCGTTTTTCCATCCCAGTGCCGACTACCTGTTAAGGGTGCATGGCATGAGCATGAAAGATGTCGGCATTCTCGATGGCGATCTGATTGCCGTGCACACGACGCGCGAGGCCCGCAATGGCCAGATCGTTGTGGCACGCATCGGTGATGAAGTAACAGTGAAGCGCTTCAAGCGTGAAGGCAGCAAAGTCTGGCTGATCGCTGAAAACCCGGATTTCGCCCCGATCGAAGTGAACCTCAAAGATCAGGATCTGGTTATCGAAGGCTTGAGCGTCGGCGTGATTCGCCGTTAAGGAGACATTATGCAGTTCACCCAAACACCGCATGCGCAATTGCCGCTGTTCGAGGCATTCATGGCGCAGCCCATCGCCCCGATGCTCCAGGTTCCGGTCGAAACAAGCTGGAACAATGAGCCAGAAGTGTTCAGCGAATTGTCATTGCGCGGCGCTACCGGGAACTGCCTGAGTCTTCTGGCACCGATTCTGCGGGAACTCAGCGAGGACAAGGATGCCCGCTGGCTCACGTTGATCGCACCGCCCTCAAGCCTGACGCAAACCTGGCTACGAGATGCCGGGCTCAATCGCGAGCGGATTCTGTTGCTGCAACCACGGGGCACACAGAGTGCACTGGAATTGACACGTGAAGCTCTGCGCCTGGGGCGCAGTCACACGGTTGTAAGCTGGATCAATCCGATCAATGCAGCAGCGCGTCAACAGTTGATTGGCGCGGCAAGGACTGGAGATGCGCAAAGCTTGAACATCCGCCTTGGCTGAAGCGGATCAATGGAGTACGCGGGGACCGGCGTCTTTCTCAAGTTCGCCTTCAGCCATGCGACCGGCCATCTGAACCCCAACGCTCAACATCGCTTTGGCGACTTCAACGTGTTGACCCTGCAGAAAGGCCTTGGCGTCCTCGGAAAAATTCAAGGTCACCAATGAGCCCTCGTCTTCGGCACGACGAAGCTCGATACGGCCATCAGGCAGTTCGACAATTTCCAAAAATGATGTAGGCATCAGCAATACTCCACGAAAGGCCGGCATTGTAGCAGCCAGTCGACTCAGGCCCTAGCCCATCCATCATTGCGTTTCAGCACTCGCTCAGACCTTCGCGAAAGCGAATGGCCAAACCTTTGAGCTGCTGACGCCAGCTTTCCAGCTCTTCACGACCCAGTTCCGGCACCGGTTCTTCATCGAGATTGACCGCCACGATCAGCGGCTGGGTAACGTCGCCCTTGGGCTTTTTCGGGGCGCGAGGCGGCTGGAACAGCGCGTTGTAGGCTGCCAGCAACTGGGCGAGCCAGGTTTCGCGATGCTGGGCCAGTTCGATCAGCTCGGCCATTTCCGGGATTGCTATCGCATCCAGCACTTCCTGGGTCAGCAGCAGCTCGGCGCGCGGCGCATTGGCCTGCGGCAGCCGGTAGAAGCCTGCAATCTCATGACACAAACCCAGCAGCGCGCCATACAGATGGAACAGTGCAGATTCGCGCTCGGCCTGGACCAGCGCCTGGGAATTCATCGCACGGCCTTCCTGAGCCTTGCCCAGGGCTTCAAGTGCCAGACCTGCGAAATAAATCTTCTGATTGGTGCGGGTATAGAGTTCGTGGGCCATGACGGCATCCTCCATAACGTGAAATAAGACGAGCACTACCAGAATGGCGAAAAACCCCCGATGCGACCAGCGCAACGAGGGTTTGCGTTGATTGATGCCAGCTGCTCCGCAGAGCAGCTCAAGTTAGTGCATCAACGCTTGTCTTCGACTTTCCAGGCCTTGCCATCGTAGAACGCGCGCCAGCCGGTCGGCTTGCCTTCCACTTCGGTCTGTACATATTGCTCTTTGGTCTTGCGGCTGTAACGAATCACCGCTGGACGCCCATCCGGATCTTTCTTCGGTGCTTCACAGAGGAAGTGGTACTTCGGATCGATCTCGTCTTTGTGCGGCGCAATTTCCATGACCAACGGCGCACGGGTTTCGCGGTTTTTCGGGAACTGGCTGGCGGCCAGGAACAAGCCCGAAGCGCCGTCACGCAGGATATAGGTGTCGTCGACCTTGTCGCATTTGAGTTCCGGCATCTTCACCGGGTCCATCTTCGGCGGCGCCGCGTCACCGCTCTTGAGCAGCTTGCGCGTGTTTTTGCATTCGGCATTGGTGCAACCGAAGAACTTGCCGAAACGGCCGGTCTTGAGCTGCATTTCGCTGCCGCACTTGTCGCATTCCAGGCTCGGACCTTCGTAGCCCTTGATACGATAAGTGCCCTCTTCGACTTCGAAGCCTGTGCAATCCGGGTTGTTACCGCAGATGTGCAGCTTGCGCTTCTCGTCCAGCAGATAAGCGTCCATTGCCGTATTACAGATATGGCAGCGATGCTTGCCGCGCAGTACGCGGGACTCGGATTCACCCTCGTCGTCCTCGGCAATTTCATCGCCGGGCGTCAGATTGACCGTGGCCTTGCAGCGTTCTTTCGGCGGCAGGCTGTAGCCTGAACAGCCGAGGAATACGCCGGTGGATGCCGTACGAATCTGCATCGGACGCCCGCAAACCTTGCAAGGAATGTCAGTCATCACCGGTTCGTTGGAACGCATGCCGCTGTCAGGCGCTTCGGCTACTTCCAGCTTCTTCTTAAAGTCACCGTAGAACTCGTCGAGCACGTTCTTCCAGTCACGCTCGCCCTGGGCGACGTCATCGAGGTTTTCTTCCATGCCGGCGGTGAAGCCGTAGTCCATCAGGTTGGAGAAGCTCTCGGACAGACGCTCGGTGACGATATCGCCCATTTTTTCCGAGTAGAAGCGGCGGTTATGCAGCGCTACGTAGCCACGGTCCTGAATGGTCGAGATGATCGCTGCGTAGGTCGAAGGACGACCGATGCCGCGTTTTTCCATCTCTTTTACCAGGCTCGCTTCCGAATAACGCGCAGGCGGCTTGGTGAAATGCTGGCTTGGGTCGAGCTTGATCAGTTTCAGGGTGTCGCCCTGAGCCATGTCCGGCAGGACGTCGTCATCGCCGGGCTTGGTCATTTGCGGCAGAACGCGGGTGTAACCGTCGAACTTCAGGATGCGGCCCTTGGCGCGCAGCTCGAAGGTACCGGCAGCAACGCTGACCGTGGTCGACAGGTATTGCGCTGGCGGCATCTGGCACGCCACGAATTGGCGCCAGATCAACTCGTACAGGCGCTCAGCGTCGCGCTCCATGCCCGTCAGCTTGCTCGGGTGGGTATTGACGTCAGAAGGACGAATCGCTTCGTGAGCCTCCTGTGCACCCTCTTTGCTGCTGTAGACGTTCGGCGATTCCGGCAGGTACTTCTTGCCGAACTCGGTTTCGATGTAATCCCGCGCCATGCTGACCGCGTCAGCCGACAGGTTGGTGGAGTCGGTACGCATGTAAGTGATGTGGCCCGCTTCGTACAAACGCTGCGCCATCATCATGGTTTTCTTCACGCCGAAGCCCAGGCGATTGCTGGCTGCCTGTTGCAA
This genomic window from Pseudomonas sp. G.S.17 contains:
- the lexA gene encoding transcriptional repressor LexA, whose protein sequence is MIKLTPRQAEILGFIKRCLEDNGYPPTRAEIAQELGFKSPNAAEEHLKALARKGAIEMTPGASRGIRIPGFEAKADESSLPIIGRVAAGAPILAQQHIEESCNINPAFFHPSADYLLRVHGMSMKDVGILDGDLIAVHTTREARNGQIVVARIGDEVTVKRFKREGSKVWLIAENPDFAPIEVNLKDQDLVIEGLSVGVIRR
- the topA gene encoding type I DNA topoisomerase, whose product is MGKSLVIVESPAKAKTINKYLGNQYVVKSSIGHIRDLPTSGSASASKDPAAKRGKAAAGDGPVLTPKEKAKRQLVSRMGVDPDHGWKAKYEILPGKEKVIEELRRLAKDADIIYLATDLDREGEAIAWHLREAIGGDDSRYKRVVFNEITKKAIQEAFSKPGELDIDRVNAQQARRFLDRVVGYMVSPLLWQKVARGLSAGRVQSVAVKLVVEREREIRAFNPEEYWEIHADLGTAKGANVRFEVARENGEAFKPLNEASAMAALEKLKASAYSIAKREDKPTSSKPSAPFITSTLQQAASNRLGFGVKKTMMMAQRLYEAGHITYMRTDSTNLSADAVSMARDYIETEFGKKYLPESPNVYSSKEGAQEAHEAIRPSDVNTHPSKLTGMERDAERLYELIWRQFVACQMPPAQYLSTTVSVAAGTFELRAKGRILKFDGYTRVLPQMTKPGDDDVLPDMAQGDTLKLIKLDPSQHFTKPPARYSEASLVKEMEKRGIGRPSTYAAIISTIQDRGYVALHNRRFYSEKMGDIVTERLSESFSNLMDYGFTAGMEENLDDVAQGERDWKNVLDEFYGDFKKKLEVAEAPDSGMRSNEPVMTDIPCKVCGRPMQIRTASTGVFLGCSGYSLPPKERCKATVNLTPGDEIAEDDEGESESRVLRGKHRCHICNTAMDAYLLDEKRKLHICGNNPDCTGFEVEEGTYRIKGYEGPSLECDKCGSEMQLKTGRFGKFFGCTNAECKNTRKLLKSGDAAPPKMDPVKMPELKCDKVDDTYILRDGASGLFLAASQFPKNRETRAPLVMEIAPHKDEIDPKYHFLCEAPKKDPDGRPAVIRYSRKTKEQYVQTEVEGKPTGWRAFYDGKAWKVEDKR
- a CDS encoding DUF6586 family protein, translating into MAHELYTRTNQKIYFAGLALEALGKAQEGRAMNSQALVQAERESALFHLYGALLGLCHEIAGFYRLPQANAPRAELLLTQEVLDAIAIPEMAELIELAQHRETWLAQLLAAYNALFQPPRAPKKPKGDVTQPLIVAVNLDEEPVPELGREELESWRQQLKGLAIRFREGLSEC
- the sulA gene encoding SOS-induced cell division inhibitor SulA; the protein is MQFTQTPHAQLPLFEAFMAQPIAPMLQVPVETSWNNEPEVFSELSLRGATGNCLSLLAPILRELSEDKDARWLTLIAPPSSLTQTWLRDAGLNRERILLLQPRGTQSALELTREALRLGRSHTVVSWINPINAAARQQLIGAARTGDAQSLNIRLG